The following proteins are co-located in the Dyadobacter chenwenxiniae genome:
- a CDS encoding MBL fold metallo-hydrolase has translation MTSVQTFTFNPFQENTYVLYDETGEAVIVDPGCVEKDEYQELYDFIEKNGLKPIEIINTHAHIDHVLGVAAIKRKYNIPFALHQIDEPYLRAVKTYSSNYGFYQFDEPEIDRYLTEGEIVKFGKSELEVIFVPGHAPGHVAFVSRADHFVIGGDVLFYMSIGRSDLPGGNHEILLKSIRTKMFTLPDDYKVYAGHMQATTIGFEKKNNPFFR, from the coding sequence ATGACATCAGTTCAGACATTTACTTTCAACCCGTTTCAGGAAAATACTTACGTGCTTTACGACGAAACGGGCGAAGCGGTCATCGTTGATCCGGGATGTGTGGAAAAAGATGAATACCAGGAATTGTATGATTTCATTGAAAAAAATGGCCTCAAACCGATCGAAATCATCAACACGCATGCACACATTGACCACGTTTTAGGAGTTGCAGCCATAAAAAGGAAATACAACATTCCATTCGCGCTGCACCAGATCGACGAGCCTTATTTGAGAGCAGTTAAAACTTATTCGTCTAACTACGGTTTTTATCAGTTCGACGAGCCTGAAATTGATCGGTACCTGACAGAAGGAGAAATTGTGAAGTTTGGAAAATCGGAACTGGAGGTCATCTTTGTCCCCGGTCATGCGCCCGGCCATGTTGCATTTGTGAGCCGCGCCGATCATTTCGTCATTGGAGGCGACGTGCTGTTTTATATGAGCATAGGACGCTCCGATCTGCCGGGGGGAAATCATGAAATATTATTGAAAAGCATTCGTACCAAAATGTTTACACTGCCCGACGATTACAAAGTCTACGCAGGCCATATGCAGGCGACTACGATTGGTTTTGAAAAGAAAAACAATCCTTTTTTCAGATAA
- the pssA gene encoding CDP-diacylglycerol--serine O-phosphatidyltransferase: protein MIRRNIPNALTCGNLLCGCIGVVEAFHNNLVISCILIGVALVFDFLDGFLARMLKVSSAIGKDLDSLADMVTFGLLPAIIVYQLLMQSIPDLFGIWKAYPAFIIAVFSAIRLAKFNNDPRQTDSFIGLPTPANAMLIASLPIIILTEDPFWKDLIVDTGHLLILSVVMSFLLVMEMPLIALKFKHFGWKGNEFRFLLIGLTVVLVLTLKILAVPAIIMLYILLSVVDNVRKKDRPIGNI from the coding sequence ATGATCCGCCGCAACATCCCGAACGCCCTGACTTGTGGAAACCTTCTTTGCGGATGCATCGGAGTAGTAGAAGCGTTTCACAACAATCTGGTCATTTCCTGCATTCTGATTGGCGTTGCACTTGTTTTTGACTTCCTGGACGGATTTTTGGCCAGGATGCTGAAAGTAAGTTCAGCCATTGGCAAAGACCTCGATTCGCTGGCCGATATGGTCACATTCGGCTTGCTGCCTGCTATCATCGTTTACCAGCTCTTAATGCAGAGCATTCCGGATCTGTTTGGCATTTGGAAAGCCTATCCCGCATTTATTATCGCTGTTTTCTCCGCAATCCGGCTCGCAAAGTTCAATAATGATCCCAGGCAAACCGATTCGTTCATCGGGTTGCCGACTCCGGCCAATGCCATGCTTATCGCGTCCCTGCCCATTATCATTCTGACTGAAGATCCTTTTTGGAAAGACCTTATAGTGGACACCGGCCATCTGCTGATACTTTCGGTGGTGATGTCTTTTTTGCTTGTGATGGAAATGCCATTAATTGCGTTGAAATTCAAGCACTTCGGATGGAAGGGAAACGAATTCCGCTTTTTGCTGATCGGGCTTACCGTCGTTTTAGTGTTAACACTGAAAATCCTTGCCGTTCCTGCAATCATCATGCTGTATATCCTGCTTTCAGTTGTAGATAACGTCAGGAAAAAGGATCGGCCGATTGGTAACATTTAG
- a CDS encoding 3-oxoacyl-ACP synthase III family protein: MAFSKITGLGYYVPDNIVTNNDLTKWMETSDEWIQERTGIRERRYFEHGKDTNYSMAAAASRQALERAGLAPNDIDVIVYATITPDYFFPGSAFLMQRELGMDGKPVIDIREQCSGFVYALSIADQFIKSGMYKSALVVGSEIQSSWIDKTTAGRNTAVIFGDGAGAAVLTATEDPQHCILSTHLHADGRFAEDLFVKEPGSSRPGRAATKEMLDEGGFNVHMNGNAVFKHAIVRFGEVIQEALEANGYQQSDLDLLIPHQANIRISDYVRQQLGLNEAQVVNNIQRFGNTTAASIPIAMAEAWEQGRLQKGNLICLAAFGSGFTWASALIRW, from the coding sequence ATGGCTTTCTCTAAAATCACTGGTCTTGGCTATTATGTGCCTGATAACATTGTCACCAATAATGACCTGACCAAATGGATGGAGACTTCTGACGAATGGATACAGGAAAGGACCGGCATCCGGGAGCGCCGTTACTTTGAGCACGGAAAAGACACCAATTACAGTATGGCCGCCGCAGCCTCGCGGCAAGCCCTCGAACGCGCAGGTTTGGCACCCAATGACATCGACGTCATTGTATACGCCACTATTACACCCGATTACTTCTTTCCGGGATCTGCCTTCTTAATGCAGCGGGAGCTCGGCATGGACGGCAAGCCCGTAATCGACATCCGGGAGCAATGTTCAGGATTTGTATATGCCCTTTCCATTGCTGACCAGTTCATTAAATCCGGCATGTACAAGTCTGCACTGGTTGTTGGCAGCGAGATCCAGTCGTCCTGGATCGACAAGACCACGGCAGGCAGAAACACGGCTGTAATCTTCGGGGACGGCGCAGGAGCAGCGGTTCTTACCGCCACAGAAGATCCACAACATTGTATATTATCTACACACCTTCACGCAGATGGGCGCTTTGCAGAGGACCTTTTTGTGAAGGAACCAGGCAGCAGCAGGCCCGGGCGCGCAGCAACAAAAGAAATGCTGGATGAAGGCGGCTTCAATGTTCATATGAATGGAAATGCGGTTTTCAAACACGCCATCGTCCGTTTCGGAGAAGTTATTCAGGAAGCACTGGAAGCCAATGGATACCAGCAAAGTGATCTGGATTTACTGATACCGCATCAGGCTAATATCCGCATTAGCGACTACGTGCGCCAGCAATTGGGACTCAATGAGGCACAAGTCGTTAACAACATTCAACGTTTCGGAAATACCACCGCGGCTTCCATTCCTATTGCTATGGCCGAAGCCTGGGAGCAGGGGAGATTGCAGAAAGGCAACCTGATTTGTCTGGCGGCATTTGGAAGCGGGTTTACATGGGCTTCCGCACTGATACGCTGGTAA
- a CDS encoding CoA-binding protein, whose translation MKRTLILGATSNPSRYAYLAAQKLRTYGHPILLIGRRKGTALGEEIHLDKPDWKDVDTVTLYINPSHQPEYYDYIISLNPKRVIFNPGTENSEFKSMLAFKNIIPIEGCTLVMLSIGQY comes from the coding sequence ATGAAACGCACGCTCATCTTAGGGGCAACTTCCAATCCTTCCAGATACGCTTATCTGGCTGCACAAAAACTCAGAACCTACGGACATCCGATATTGCTCATCGGCCGGAGAAAGGGAACCGCATTAGGAGAAGAAATTCATTTGGACAAACCGGACTGGAAGGATGTTGATACGGTAACGTTATACATTAATCCAAGCCATCAGCCCGAGTACTATGATTATATAATTTCTTTAAATCCTAAACGCGTTATCTTTAACCCTGGTACAGAAAATTCTGAATTTAAAAGCATGTTGGCGTTTAAAAATATCATACCAATAGAGGGGTGTACGCTCGTGATGCTTTCAATAGGACAGTATTAG
- a CDS encoding NUMOD4 domain-containing protein, whose protein sequence is MNESNVSRSFWNEKWAKIIFDEIENAPHYEVSNYGRLKSFQNNPKEGAVIKGSVIQGYRSLNIRVSGGKTINRYVHKLVAEHFVDKPSDDHIFVIHSDFEKQNNYYENLKWVTKAEMIDHNRENPAFINRVIPRRTKNYKLTESKVRIIKKLLKNDNNRLKMIAKQFGITHTQLNRIRSGENWKHVTIED, encoded by the coding sequence ATGAATGAGTCAAATGTAAGTCGGAGTTTCTGGAACGAAAAGTGGGCTAAAATTATATTCGACGAAATCGAGAATGCTCCTCATTATGAAGTATCTAACTATGGCCGGTTAAAGAGCTTCCAAAATAATCCTAAGGAAGGTGCAGTGATTAAAGGTTCCGTAATACAAGGTTACAGGTCTTTAAATATTCGCGTTTCAGGCGGAAAAACCATCAACAGATACGTGCACAAGCTCGTAGCGGAGCATTTTGTTGACAAACCCAGTGACGACCACATATTTGTGATCCATTCGGATTTTGAAAAACAGAATAACTATTATGAAAATCTGAAGTGGGTTACGAAGGCTGAAATGATCGATCACAACCGTGAAAACCCGGCTTTCATTAACCGCGTTATCCCGAGAAGAACGAAGAATTACAAGTTGACGGAAAGTAAAGTGAGGATCATTAAAAAGCTGTTGAAGAACGACAATAACCGCCTAAAAATGATCGCGAAGCAATTTGGAATCACACATACGCAACTTAACCGGATACGTTCAGGGGAAAACTGGAAACATGTAACCATTGAAGATTAA
- a CDS encoding HesB/IscA family protein → MESPVQLTEKAKSEIKTTLAANKIPDTYGLRVGLKGGACSGSFMLGFDTATEHDQTYMVDDIKIFVDRRHLMYVIGLSVDYEEGANGAGYTVSGGKK, encoded by the coding sequence ATGGAAAGTCCCGTTCAGCTCACGGAAAAAGCCAAATCGGAAATAAAGACAACATTAGCCGCCAATAAAATACCAGATACTTACGGGTTAAGGGTGGGACTCAAAGGCGGGGCATGCAGTGGATCATTCATGCTGGGTTTCGACACCGCAACAGAGCATGACCAGACTTATATGGTGGACGATATCAAGATTTTTGTCGACAGGCGACACCTCATGTACGTAATCGGTTTATCAGTCGATTACGAGGAAGGCGCGAACGGCGCAGGCTATACGGTTTCCGGAGGAAAAAAGTAA
- a CDS encoding DUF7935 family protein: MEYYSLLVILVLGIAIIYGVYATITAVAAKLSDKQRWEIRGKHTDITLPLRLQAYERMCLFLERITPNSLLLRLVPSAMSALELQQILLHEIREEYNHNVAQQLYISANAWEQVTNAMNETVAVINQAATEIPAEAPPADLAKKIFSHVIEKEVQPASHALKVLKEEIRTLF; this comes from the coding sequence ATGGAATATTATTCACTGCTTGTCATTCTTGTTCTTGGAATAGCCATTATCTATGGAGTTTACGCAACTATCACGGCCGTAGCAGCCAAATTATCCGATAAGCAAAGGTGGGAGATCCGCGGTAAGCATACAGACATTACACTTCCTTTGCGGTTACAAGCTTACGAGCGCATGTGTCTCTTTCTCGAGCGGATCACGCCCAATAGTCTGTTATTAAGATTGGTGCCCTCTGCCATGAGCGCATTGGAGCTGCAACAAATATTATTGCATGAAATTCGCGAAGAGTACAACCATAATGTTGCGCAGCAATTGTATATCAGTGCCAATGCCTGGGAGCAGGTAACCAATGCGATGAACGAAACCGTCGCGGTCATTAACCAGGCTGCCACGGAAATTCCCGCAGAGGCGCCTCCCGCAGATCTCGCCAAGAAAATATTCTCACATGTGATTGAAAAGGAAGTTCAGCCTGCTTCGCATGCCTTGAAAGTGTTAAAAGAAGAAATCAGGACATTATTTTAG
- a CDS encoding endonuclease MutS2 — translation MLYPNTLEQKLGFDKLRERLKDACISPLGQSYVEKIKFSENFGLVEKLVSQTAEMQKILQIGENFPSQNYIDATLYLKRAAIEGMLLTQAEFSDIKASLLTIRLCLRFFENEEPEAYPILGEYAKTIRVDKAITDAIDRIIDDRGQIRDSASSELSRIRKRLISEQAGIRKKMDTILKSARSNGWIADDVSLTVRNGRMVIPVAAEHKRKLRGFIHDESATGQTVFIEPTDVFESNNEIRELEYEERREINRILLDLTAQLRPFVPDLQKAYGFLGLMDFLRAKAKLAAEMGAINPPFFNKQFIDWRDARHPLLHLPFQKQGKKVVPLNIELQEKQRILIVSGPNAGGKSVSLKTVGLIQYMFQCGLLVPVAEGSTMGFFQNIFIDIGDEQSLENDLSTYSSHLTNMRHFLAMANRRTLFLIDEFGTGTEPGLGGAIAEAILENLTKSGAYGVINTHYTNLKVLADKTEGLVNGAMRFDGEHLEPLYQLEIGRPGSSFAFEIASKIGLPNAVVDRAKEKLGTQQVNFEKLLKELDIERRVFAEKNIEVGIKERKLAKQLADYTSLKENLENNEKKIVNEAKQKAKTLISDANQLIENTIREIKENKAEKEKTRTVRVELEKFGKKNLELEQVTEPAPAEDIFEPESGDIIPGSYVRIIGQTAIGEVIGLRGKDAEVRIGDLKSTIKLNRLEKVSNKTYKAATGEKKVKTSAKGVDLNERMLNFSFNLDMRGKRGEEALTLVDQFMDNAIMLGYDELRIVHGKGDGILRTLVRNHLRGYSQVSGMQDEHPDRGGAGVTIVKLK, via the coding sequence ATGCTTTATCCCAATACATTAGAACAAAAATTAGGCTTTGACAAACTGCGTGAGCGACTTAAAGACGCTTGCATTAGTCCGCTGGGTCAGAGTTATGTTGAAAAAATAAAGTTTTCAGAAAATTTCGGGCTTGTAGAAAAACTGGTAAGCCAGACCGCTGAAATGCAGAAAATCCTGCAGATCGGTGAAAATTTTCCTTCACAAAACTACATTGACGCCACTTTGTACCTGAAACGCGCGGCGATTGAAGGAATGCTGCTGACACAAGCTGAGTTTTCGGACATCAAAGCTTCGTTACTAACCATTCGGCTTTGTCTCCGTTTTTTCGAGAACGAAGAGCCGGAAGCGTATCCCATTTTGGGTGAGTACGCCAAAACAATTCGGGTCGATAAGGCCATTACGGATGCCATTGATCGCATTATAGATGACCGAGGACAGATCAGGGATTCAGCTTCGTCCGAATTATCGCGCATAAGAAAGCGGCTCATATCCGAGCAGGCAGGCATTCGTAAAAAGATGGATACAATCTTGAAATCCGCCCGAAGCAACGGCTGGATCGCTGACGATGTTTCGCTAACCGTGCGGAATGGTCGCATGGTGATTCCCGTTGCCGCCGAGCATAAGCGCAAACTGCGGGGCTTTATTCATGACGAATCGGCCACGGGTCAGACCGTTTTTATTGAACCTACGGATGTTTTTGAGTCCAACAACGAGATCCGCGAGCTTGAATATGAGGAACGCCGCGAGATTAACCGCATCCTGCTCGATCTAACGGCTCAGCTTCGACCGTTTGTGCCGGATCTGCAAAAAGCATATGGCTTCCTGGGATTGATGGACTTCCTGAGAGCGAAAGCAAAGCTTGCCGCTGAAATGGGTGCGATTAACCCGCCATTTTTCAATAAACAATTCATCGACTGGCGCGATGCGCGCCATCCGCTATTACATCTTCCTTTCCAGAAACAAGGAAAGAAAGTGGTTCCCCTGAACATCGAATTGCAGGAAAAACAGCGCATACTCATCGTTTCAGGACCTAATGCGGGAGGAAAGTCGGTTTCGCTTAAAACCGTTGGACTGATTCAGTATATGTTCCAGTGCGGCTTGCTGGTTCCCGTTGCAGAAGGTTCGACAATGGGCTTTTTCCAGAACATTTTCATTGATATCGGCGATGAACAATCCCTTGAAAATGACCTGAGTACATACAGTTCGCATTTGACCAACATGCGCCATTTTCTGGCAATGGCTAACCGTCGCACGTTATTCCTCATTGATGAATTCGGAACGGGAACAGAGCCGGGCTTGGGCGGTGCCATTGCCGAGGCCATTCTGGAAAACCTCACCAAATCAGGTGCTTATGGAGTCATTAATACACATTATACCAATTTAAAGGTGCTTGCTGACAAAACGGAAGGGCTTGTGAATGGCGCCATGCGTTTCGACGGGGAACATTTGGAACCGCTTTATCAGCTTGAAATCGGTCGCCCCGGAAGCTCTTTTGCATTTGAAATTGCTTCAAAAATCGGCCTGCCCAATGCTGTGGTTGACCGGGCGAAAGAAAAGTTGGGAACGCAGCAGGTGAATTTTGAAAAACTGCTGAAAGAACTGGACATTGAACGAAGGGTTTTTGCGGAAAAAAACATTGAAGTCGGCATCAAAGAACGAAAGCTCGCCAAACAACTCGCCGATTACACTTCGCTGAAAGAAAACCTGGAAAACAATGAGAAAAAAATCGTTAATGAGGCGAAACAGAAAGCCAAGACACTCATTTCAGACGCGAATCAGCTGATCGAAAATACGATCCGGGAAATTAAAGAAAACAAGGCGGAGAAAGAAAAAACAAGGACTGTCCGCGTTGAGCTCGAAAAATTCGGCAAGAAAAACCTGGAACTGGAACAAGTTACCGAACCTGCACCAGCCGAAGACATTTTCGAACCGGAAAGCGGCGACATTATTCCTGGAAGCTACGTCCGGATTATCGGGCAAACTGCCATAGGTGAGGTAATTGGGCTCAGGGGAAAAGACGCCGAAGTGCGGATCGGCGATTTAAAGTCCACCATTAAACTGAACCGGCTGGAAAAGGTTTCTAACAAAACATATAAAGCTGCAACAGGAGAAAAAAAGGTAAAAACCAGCGCCAAGGGTGTGGACCTGAACGAGCGGATGCTCAATTTCAGTTTCAACCTGGATATGCGCGGCAAACGCGGCGAAGAAGCGCTTACACTCGTGGACCAGTTTATGGATAATGCCATTATGCTCGGTTATGACGAGCTGCGCATTGTGCACGGAAAGGGCGATGGGATCCTCAGAACATTGGTCAGGAACCATTTAAGGGGTTACTCGCAAGTTTCCGGCATGCAAGACGAGCATCCGGACCGCGGCGGTGCTGGTGTGACCATAGTTAAGCTGAAATAG
- a CDS encoding MFS transporter, protein MTQTINSGRLFNASCFALITTAFSFSIRAGILPQLGDEFGLTAEQLGFINLMFFLGFPLSMIIGGLVYHTVGPKIIMQIAFVCHVIGILLTIYAGGYTGLLISTFFIGIGNGCTEAACNPMIADTYEGLKMNKMLNRFHMWFPGGIVVGSLISKFMTDANLGWQAQIWVIMIPAVIYAFLFWGQAFPRPHVAGVTSIGENVKAMASPLFIFIFLCMALTAISEFGPQQWTGLIMSKSGASPMLILALVTGLMALIRFFASPIVKVLGATGILWGSSVLAAIGIYLFSTVTGPAAYAAAVIFAMGVGLFWPTMIGFIAQNVPLSGALGMSLVGGVGMFSTAIWQPVIGRWLDDAKAEKIAAGLTGDEMELAAGQATLSTMIIFPAILIVAFGILFFWMKGRPATTTRPAGAH, encoded by the coding sequence ATGACTCAAACAATCAACAGTGGCAGGCTTTTTAATGCAAGTTGTTTTGCCCTCATTACTACCGCTTTTTCTTTCAGTATCCGGGCTGGGATACTTCCGCAGCTGGGGGATGAGTTTGGCCTGACCGCGGAACAGCTTGGTTTTATCAACCTCATGTTTTTCCTTGGGTTTCCGTTGTCCATGATCATTGGCGGACTTGTTTACCACACCGTGGGCCCCAAAATCATCATGCAAATTGCATTTGTTTGTCATGTTATCGGTATTCTTCTCACCATATATGCAGGCGGTTATACCGGCCTTTTGATCTCGACATTTTTTATTGGAATTGGAAATGGTTGTACCGAGGCGGCTTGTAACCCCATGATAGCGGACACCTACGAAGGTTTGAAAATGAATAAAATGCTCAACCGCTTTCACATGTGGTTTCCGGGTGGAATTGTTGTCGGAAGCTTGATATCCAAGTTCATGACCGATGCTAACCTGGGATGGCAGGCGCAAATCTGGGTAATTATGATTCCAGCGGTAATTTATGCATTCCTATTCTGGGGACAGGCGTTTCCTAGGCCTCATGTTGCAGGCGTAACTTCTATCGGCGAGAATGTGAAAGCGATGGCTTCGCCTTTGTTTATATTTATTTTCCTTTGCATGGCCCTTACAGCGATTTCCGAGTTTGGACCACAGCAATGGACGGGTCTGATCATGAGCAAAAGCGGTGCAAGTCCTATGCTTATCCTTGCACTTGTAACAGGCTTAATGGCACTGATCCGTTTCTTTGCTTCTCCAATCGTAAAAGTCCTTGGTGCAACCGGAATTCTTTGGGGCTCGTCCGTATTGGCTGCAATCGGGATCTATTTATTCAGCACTGTAACAGGGCCGGCGGCGTATGCGGCAGCGGTTATTTTCGCTATGGGTGTTGGGCTTTTCTGGCCAACTATGATTGGATTTATCGCGCAGAATGTGCCGCTTAGCGGCGCTTTGGGAATGTCTCTCGTTGGAGGTGTCGGTATGTTTTCAACGGCGATCTGGCAGCCAGTGATTGGCAGATGGCTGGATGATGCCAAAGCCGAAAAGATCGCAGCAGGATTAACTGGCGATGAAATGGAGTTGGCTGCCGGCCAGGCAACGCTCAGCACCATGATCATTTTCCCTGCCATTCTGATCGTAGCATTTGGAATCTTGTTCTTCTGGATGAAAGGCCGCCCGGCTACGACTACCAGACCAGCTGGCGCACATTAA
- a CDS encoding Gfo/Idh/MocA family protein: MGMVGGSLDAFIGGVHRRAAIMDGEIELVCGVFSSDPFKSKETGRALYLPEDRLYNDFEEMILKEKQLPEGERMDFVAIVTPNHMHKAPTKLALENGFHVVCDKPITLNTEEAEEITALVEKTGLIFCLTHNYTGYPMVKEAKHMIASGAIGKIRKVIVEYPQGWLATLVEVTGNKQAAWRTDPKRSGAAGGLGDIGTHAENLAEYITGLKITQVCADLTIFVEGRLLDDDAHVLLRFNNGAKGILQNSQIANGEENDLNIRVYGETGGLQWKQLDPNTLIHKTNQGARIIRTGVGNLSKAAQVHTRIPAGHPEGYFEAFANLYRNFAIHLRAYWEGRNADPVYDFPSAQDGLRGMKFIDAVIASNASDTKWTNF, encoded by the coding sequence ATGGGTATGGTGGGCGGATCGCTTGACGCCTTTATAGGCGGGGTCCATCGCCGTGCTGCTATTATGGATGGAGAAATTGAGCTGGTTTGTGGTGTTTTTAGTTCAGATCCTTTCAAATCAAAAGAAACCGGCAGAGCTCTTTACTTGCCGGAGGACAGACTTTATAACGATTTCGAGGAGATGATCCTCAAAGAAAAACAACTTCCCGAAGGAGAACGCATGGATTTCGTAGCGATCGTGACGCCAAATCACATGCATAAAGCTCCTACCAAGCTGGCCCTTGAGAACGGATTTCATGTGGTTTGCGATAAGCCTATTACATTAAATACGGAGGAGGCAGAGGAAATTACAGCCCTGGTTGAGAAAACAGGCCTGATTTTCTGCCTTACCCACAATTATACAGGCTATCCGATGGTTAAGGAAGCGAAGCATATGATCGCCTCGGGTGCTATTGGCAAGATCAGGAAAGTGATCGTGGAATATCCGCAGGGCTGGCTGGCAACATTGGTGGAAGTGACCGGTAACAAGCAGGCTGCATGGAGAACCGATCCCAAACGCTCAGGCGCTGCAGGCGGCTTAGGCGACATTGGAACCCATGCTGAAAATCTGGCCGAATACATAACAGGACTGAAAATCACGCAGGTTTGCGCTGATCTGACGATTTTCGTGGAAGGCCGCTTGCTGGATGATGACGCCCACGTGCTCCTGCGCTTCAATAATGGTGCAAAAGGAATCCTGCAAAACAGCCAGATAGCCAACGGCGAGGAAAACGACCTGAACATTCGTGTATATGGTGAAACTGGCGGCCTGCAATGGAAGCAGCTCGATCCCAATACATTAATTCATAAAACCAACCAGGGTGCAAGAATCATCCGCACTGGGGTGGGTAATTTGTCCAAAGCCGCGCAAGTGCATACCCGCATTCCCGCAGGCCACCCGGAAGGTTATTTTGAAGCTTTTGCGAACCTTTACCGCAACTTCGCTATCCACCTGAGAGCATATTGGGAAGGCCGTAATGCTGATCCCGTTTATGATTTCCCGTCGGCACAGGATGGCCTCAGGGGGATGAAGTTCATTGATGCCGTCATTGCGTCAAATGCTTCGGATACCAAATGGACTAATTTCTGA
- a CDS encoding sugar phosphate isomerase/epimerase family protein: MKTIKGPGIFLAQFLGDEAPFNSLDSIADYMAGLGYKGLQLPTWDPRVIDVKQAAESQTYADELKGKLADKGLEITELASHIIGQLVASHPVYDEMYDGFAVPEVRNNPKARAEWATQHLKYVAKASANLGLKASATFSGALAWPFLYPWPQRPAGLVETAFKELAARWKPILDVYDENGVDVCYELHPGEDLFDGSTFEMFVDYLDGHTRANINYDPSHFVLQQLDYLQFIDLYHDRIKAFHVKDAEFNPTGKQGVYSGFAGWADRAGRFRSLGDGQVDFNSIFSKLSQYDYDSWAVLEWECCIKSPVQGAAEGAPFIESHIIEVTTKAFDDFAGTGADEAFNRKVLGL, translated from the coding sequence ATGAAAACAATAAAAGGACCTGGAATCTTTCTTGCCCAATTTCTGGGCGATGAGGCTCCGTTTAATTCATTGGATTCTATCGCTGATTACATGGCGGGGTTGGGCTATAAAGGCTTGCAGCTTCCTACCTGGGATCCGCGTGTGATTGATGTGAAGCAGGCAGCTGAATCGCAGACTTATGCGGATGAGCTGAAAGGGAAGCTGGCAGATAAAGGTTTGGAAATTACTGAGTTGGCTTCTCACATTATCGGACAGTTGGTTGCTTCGCATCCGGTTTATGATGAAATGTATGACGGCTTTGCGGTTCCGGAAGTTAGAAATAACCCGAAAGCAAGAGCTGAATGGGCTACGCAACATTTGAAATACGTTGCCAAAGCCAGCGCAAATCTTGGACTGAAAGCGAGCGCAACATTCTCCGGCGCATTGGCGTGGCCATTCCTTTACCCATGGCCGCAACGCCCTGCTGGTTTGGTTGAAACTGCTTTTAAAGAACTCGCTGCGCGCTGGAAACCTATTCTGGATGTGTATGACGAAAACGGCGTGGACGTGTGCTATGAGCTGCACCCAGGCGAGGACTTGTTCGATGGCTCAACATTTGAAATGTTTGTTGACTATCTGGACGGCCACACGCGTGCGAACATTAATTACGACCCAAGCCATTTTGTTTTGCAGCAGTTGGATTATTTACAATTCATCGATCTTTACCACGACCGCATCAAAGCGTTCCACGTAAAAGATGCTGAATTCAATCCAACGGGTAAGCAAGGCGTTTACAGCGGTTTCGCAGGCTGGGCAGATCGAGCTGGACGTTTCCGTTCATTAGGCGACGGTCAGGTTGATTTTAACAGCATTTTCTCAAAATTATCTCAGTATGATTATGACAGCTGGGCCGTTTTGGAGTGGGAATGCTGCATCAAATCGCCTGTTCAGGGAGCTGCGGAAGGTGCACCGTTCATAGAAAGCCACATCATCGAAGTAACTACAAAAGCATTTGATGATTTTGCGGGAACGGGCGCTGATGAAGCATTCAACCGCAAGGTGTTAGGACTTTAA